In the Caballeronia sp. NK8 genome, CCCGTGTTTTCGCGCGATAATCATCGGTTCGACGCGCGTTGATTTCGTCATACAAGTTGAGCCCATCTTCACGGCATCGGGTTCGCCTTGATGAAGTCGCGCACCGTATCGAAGCGCGATTTGCGCGTTTTACCGTCATCGTGAATCACGCCGTAGTTGCCATCGCCGCCGTAGCGTTGATCATCGTATAGCTCGTACAACGTCACATTCTGAATGTTGTAAGTTTTTGCAAGCGACACGAATCCCTTCAACGCATCCTTGCCGACGAGATAGCCCGCCGGGTCCTCATGAGTCGGCCGCACGCCATATTCCGTGATCCAGATGGGCTTGCCGTAACTGTCGCGCAACCGCTCCAGCACGTTGACCTTGTTCTGTCCCGCCGCCGTGATCGATCCCATGTTCGAGTACCAGTGCCACGCGGTGATGTCCCATTGCGGAATCGGATGGCCCTTGCTGCCGTCGGGCTGCGTACCCGCATAGAGCATGTCCGTGAAGCCGTAGTGAAGCCAGCTGAACGATGTCAGCAGGATCTTCGCGTCCGGGTTCGTCTCGCGTATGCCTTTGATCAAGCCGAGGATCGATCCGCGCGCCTTCATGAACCTCGCGTTGTCGTAATCCGACGGATGTTCACCGCTGCGGTCCGAGCCGAGGATCGTCCAGTTGTCGTACTCGTTGCCCACCTGATAGTACGTGACGAGCCCCTTCAGCATGCGTCCCGCGATCTTGCCGAGCGCATAGCCGCGCTCGAACGTTTCCTGCTCGTTCGCGCGCTTCTCCTGTTCGAAGGGCGTCACGAGCGCGAGCACGCCGATGCATTGCTTCGCCGCCGCGCGCGCGAAATCCGCGACCATGTGCGCGCTTTCCTCGTTCGACACATCTTGCGCGTACATCGTGACACCAAGATCACGCAGTTGTGAAATCTGCAGACCATAGTCGCTCATGCGATACGCGCCACGATGTTCCAGATGTCCCGCGATGCCATAGAACACGCCGGTCGACCCCTTGCCGCAGGAAATCTTCGGCGTCGCGTGGCCCGCGGCATCCGCCTTGGGGACGGCCGAGCGACTGCTGTGGTAGGCGTCGGACGTGCCGCTGCGCGCGAAGATCAGCACCGAAGCGCACAGCAACGCGCCAAACACCAATACCGCAGCCACCAGAATTCGCATCGACGTTCGGCCTCGTGATAGTGCGCGCGGTTATTTGACCAGCGCGTCGGAGTGTCGTGCCGTCGCCTCGACGCCCGCGTTGCGCGCATCGCCCGCTTGCAGCACGACGTTCAGCGCCTGCGCATCGAATACTTCGCGCGAGAAGCGTCGCCGGAATGCGGCCGACAACGCGGCAAGCGGAAAATCGCTCGCGGCGAAGATGCGTTCGACGAAGGCATCGTGGTCGTGCGCGGGAAAGAGCAATGCATCGGGCAAGTACGAGTCGAGTCCCGATACGCGCGCGACGACGATCGGCCGTTCCGCGAGCACGGATTCGATCATCACGAGCGGCACGCCCTCGTACGCGGAGGGCAGCACGAGCGCATCGCTGGCGACGATATACGGCAGCACGTCTTTCTGCGGCCCGACCATTCGCACGCAGGCGGACAGCACAGGGCTCGCGTCGATCGTCTCTTGCAGACGCGCTGCGTCCGGCCCTTCGCCGACGATCAGCACGAGCGTACGTGCGAATGCATCGGCATGTCGCTCGATGGCCTGCATCAGGAAGTCTTGACGCTTCTGCTGAAAGTTCAGCCGGCCGACATGCGCGATGATCGTGGTGCCGTCGTCGGGCAGGCCGAGCGACGCGCGCGCGGCCTCTTTCGTGAGCGTCGAACGGCTGAAGCGATCGTCGACATAATTCTCGAGCACCATCGCGCGCGCGTTCGGCGCGAGCGTCTTCAGCTTGCCGCACAGATGATCGTTCAACGTGACGTACGCGTTCGGCATGCG is a window encoding:
- a CDS encoding glycosyl hydrolase; translation: MRILVAAVLVFGALLCASVLIFARSGTSDAYHSSRSAVPKADAAGHATPKISCGKGSTGVFYGIAGHLEHRGAYRMSDYGLQISQLRDLGVTMYAQDVSNEESAHMVADFARAAAKQCIGVLALVTPFEQEKRANEQETFERGYALGKIAGRMLKGLVTYYQVGNEYDNWTILGSDRSGEHPSDYDNARFMKARGSILGLIKGIRETNPDAKILLTSFSWLHYGFTDMLYAGTQPDGSKGHPIPQWDITAWHWYSNMGSITAAGQNKVNVLERLRDSYGKPIWITEYGVRPTHEDPAGYLVGKDALKGFVSLAKTYNIQNVTLYELYDDQRYGGDGNYGVIHDDGKTRKSRFDTVRDFIKANPMP
- a CDS encoding glycosyltransferase gives rise to the protein MRLGIYCDSGINGGHEEMLKRFMLALVPSTQVETLHILVPTRNEPLYRYVRDLAAAHPKVKAIGLSYTAESIRGNALALWRTMRATAATLRALRLDKVLIAQGTIASGIAGLFAARRARIETVSYLPLVDEAPANASRSGKLKWLVKRRLYRMPNAYVTLNDHLCGKLKTLAPNARAMVLENYVDDRFSRSTLTKEAARASLGLPDDGTTIIAHVGRLNFQQKRQDFLMQAIERHADAFARTLVLIVGEGPDAARLQETIDASPVLSACVRMVGPQKDVLPYIVASDALVLPSAYEGVPLVMIESVLAERPIVVARVSGLDSYLPDALLFPAHDHDAFVERIFAASDFPLAALSAAFRRRFSREVFDAQALNVVLQAGDARNAGVEATARHSDALVK